Proteins from a single region of Pyxicephalus adspersus unplaced genomic scaffold, UCB_Pads_2.0 Sca14, whole genome shotgun sequence:
- the LOC140344787 gene encoding nectin-1-like isoform X2: protein MCLLVALFLSFLAIAESQVKCRNTSLAVLGEDVILTCEFQSNLHVLQVTWQKKREEETQNMATHSEMYGISIAKLFESHVLVINHSSGSSSIKISKLEKEDEGCYICLFNAYPNGAFKGEVCLTNLCLPPDSDSTKTLRLNKPSIGGINKEPEMHKDKQHHSLVWILMIITGGIVMLMVTVLVILVNYKARRQ from the exons ATGTGTCTGCTGGTTGCTTTATTTCTGTCTTTCCTGGCCATAGCGG AATCTCAGGTAAAGTGTAGAAACACAAGCCTTGCTGTACTGGGAGAAGATGTTATTCTGACATGTGAGTTCCAAAGTAATCTGCATGTTCTGCAAGTAACCTGgcaaaagaaaagggaagaggaGACTCAGAACATGGCAACTCACAGTGAAATGTACGGAATTAGCATTGCCAAACTGTTTGAGAGCCATGTCCTTGTTATAAACCACAGTTCAGGAAGCTCTTCTATAAAGATTTCTAAACTGGAGAAAGAAGATGAAGGCTGTTACATCTGTCTCTTTAATGCATATCCAAATGGCGCCTTCAAAGGAGAAGTTTGCCTGACGAATCTTT GTCTACCTCCAGATTCAGATTCCACAAAAACATTGCGATTGAATAAACCCAGCATAGGTGGTATCAATAAAG AACCAGAAATGCACAAGGATAAGCAACATCATTCCTTGGTTTGGATTTTAATGATTATTACAGGAGGAATTGTGATGCTGATGGTGACTGTGTTGGTGATTCTGGTAAATTACAAAGCACGTAGACAGTAA
- the LOC140344787 gene encoding nectin-1-like isoform X1: MCLLVALFLSFLAIAESQVKCRNTSLAVLGEDVILTCEFQSNLHVLQVTWQKKREEETQNMATHSEMYGISIAKLFESHVLVINHSSGSSSIKISKLEKEDEGCYICLFNAYPNGAFKGEVCLTNLCLPPDSDSTKTLRLNKPSIGGINKEEPEMHKDKQHHSLVWILMIITGGIVMLMVTVLVILVNYKARRQ, translated from the exons ATGTGTCTGCTGGTTGCTTTATTTCTGTCTTTCCTGGCCATAGCGG AATCTCAGGTAAAGTGTAGAAACACAAGCCTTGCTGTACTGGGAGAAGATGTTATTCTGACATGTGAGTTCCAAAGTAATCTGCATGTTCTGCAAGTAACCTGgcaaaagaaaagggaagaggaGACTCAGAACATGGCAACTCACAGTGAAATGTACGGAATTAGCATTGCCAAACTGTTTGAGAGCCATGTCCTTGTTATAAACCACAGTTCAGGAAGCTCTTCTATAAAGATTTCTAAACTGGAGAAAGAAGATGAAGGCTGTTACATCTGTCTCTTTAATGCATATCCAAATGGCGCCTTCAAAGGAGAAGTTTGCCTGACGAATCTTT GTCTACCTCCAGATTCAGATTCCACAAAAACATTGCGATTGAATAAACCCAGCATAGGTGGTATCAATAAAG AAGAACCAGAAATGCACAAGGATAAGCAACATCATTCCTTGGTTTGGATTTTAATGATTATTACAGGAGGAATTGTGATGCTGATGGTGACTGTGTTGGTGATTCTGGTAAATTACAAAGCACGTAGACAGTAA